TTTGAACAAGCCACTGCcagactaatttttttcttggtagaaATCAAGGTCTCTTCATCCCTTTGCTGGCCTGAAGAGTCCCATTCTGCTTTAGCAGGTCCTTGACAGTGAACTCTGCTCAACCCTTTCTTTGTGTCCTTTATTGTTCTATGGTGTCCATCTGTGATGGTGAAACAAAAAATGCATGCAAGATCCTAAATGGGAGCAACTGTGGTACAATGGCATAGTGATGCCTTgtggtctttttcctttcttcctatttGATTTGCCTTTTTGCCTGTGACTGAGCACTGAACAACATCTTACTAGAATTATCTAGTGTAGCTCCAAATGTAGTTTCTGAGTGGGAATGGTCAGATGTCTTTAAAGTTGGAGATATTTACCCAGGTACCTCATTTTACATTTACTTTGGCCGTTTTGTTATTCAGCTGCTTGGTACTGTGAGGTTCTCACCTGATTCCTCCTTGTCTGCCCGGGGCTTTGCTATCCTGGGCAGCACAGCATCAGAAAATTTTGGAGCTTCTGTACTCACAAAGAGTGAAGCAGAGATCAAAGAAAACGAAGCTGTGAATGCCTGAAAGACCTAGGGCAATTCACACCTGTCTGAACAAAGCATATTCGAGTCACATGAATCTCCTTTTGACCCATGCTATTTGGACCAAATTGCTGGAGGAAATACTCAAACACTTGTGTTTCGCAGGGATGGTCTATATATCAGTGCTGTTGGTTGTTTTTGATGTGCAAGAGTGTTGCAGCCCTACAGAGAAGGTTTTGTCTGCTCAGTCCAAGGGCAAAGCACTTCAGATGCAGCTGTAAGTGCTACTTAGGTTTTAAAAAAGTTCTTACAGAGCTCTGCATGTGTGTCCTTTTGCCTATTGATTAAATAGGAAACATTCTGTTTCTTTAGAACAATGTACAGGGTTTTTTCAGTGCCTGGAGGATTACAgaactttgtgtgtgtgtcacagcAGTCTAATATAGCTATTGAGGAAACAAAGGCATCCATAAACTCTTTTTTTGTATTCCTTTACCTTTGTTTCTAGTTAATCAAGAAGGAGAGCTGAGTTGCTCCACAGAGGTTGGCTCTGGGTAGAAGAGCCCATTAGCAATGGGCCCACCTGAAGGCAGGgttgcagggctggcagctctggggctgtTCCCCACCAGGGAGCAAGTCACACAAACAACTGTGCTGCCCAAACTGCATTCCCCTATTCCCAAGGGAATGTCCTCAATGCCCCGATTGATTTCTGTCTCTGACGGAGCTGACTGATGCATGTGGGATTTTCTGGCTTTGAGAGCCATCTACAGAAAGTACATATTGATTGGAGCCTCCTGGGACAGGTGGTGGGATAAGCTCATTGCCATCAGCCCCTTCTATAATGTAGCAAGGCTTTTATGAGTCAGTGGCCTTCACTAAAAGGCTTCATGCAAACTTGGGGATAAGGTACCTGAAAAACTTGCTGCCGGCAAACATAACAGTGTTTTGAACTAATGAGCCtttctgaaaaagattaaaacagtgactttctttccaaaatagaagaaattaaaatactggACTCTTTCAGCAGCTGCCCTGTTAAGTGCTGTAGTATCTACTGAAACgttgctgctgctgagctgaatTTGCATTTGCGGGCACCCTGGCATCTCTAATTACTGCTCAGCAGTGAAGAAGCCTACAGGGCAGCAACTATTAGTGGAGGGCTCCGCCAACTGACCCGTACAAGCATTTGCGCTGGGCATCCAGTGTTGTGACTTCAATTGCCTTCTGCGTGGGgcctgaaaaaaggaaaggggtcctagggcaaaaagaaaggaggagatagAATGAACGTGCTTGCAGTGTGTTACAAATGCTGCAAGTCAGAGCACAGTGTGCTTTCTGGTTGGTTCCAGAAGACGCGATGCTCTCTTTGGCACTCTGAACCCATCATGCACAGTCCTTTGAGTGACTGGGGTAGTGCTCTCCTCTTCTAGCAGCTTCTGAATTATGATGCCAGATCCAACTCATCAGTTCTTCCACAGTCCAATGCTGAGTTTAAACCAGACAGACGCAGTGGGGGGAAGCAGTCGTGTACAGCAACAGAAGCCTCGGTAGAAAAGGgattaaaattaacatttaaaacaactGTATCTCTTGGCTGTATCCCCTGATACAACTCTTTTAAATGTTAATTCTCATCCTTGTTTTATAATTTCCTAGGCCTCCTTTAGCATGGAAATCCTGTGAATTTATTTCCATCTCCAATCGGTGCTTTAGCAAATGGAAAACTGTGATATGGGTTAAACCGAAAGCTTGTCATTGTTAGAAGCCTGTCGTGCTGTCAGACCTGTGATCCTCCCAGCCCTGGAAGTGGGTAACTCCGAGCTTCAAAAGACAGAACAAGAAAGTGTCGAGGAGGGAGGTGTAAAGGTGTATGTCGGCGCGAGCCTCAACAATTACTTGCATCCTCCTAAGATCATCCAGCATTTTAGCAGACCCCACTGTGACCTGAGTGACCCTGAACCTGATAACCTCTGTGACTTTGTCATCCTCCTGCAGCACTGCTAATTCCTGGTGGGGAGAGCTGTGGGATGTGGCTGTGTCAGGAACATCGTTGTTTTCCTTTGTCATCACCCAAAACATGTTATCTCGCCTCCCACTTGAGCTAGCCCTCTCTTATCGACTGCCAAAACAAAAAGGTCCTGATGGATGTGCAGAGAAGTAGCTTTATGCTAATTATCTAATTACAGCTAATGACTGTTTTGTGCGTTTATTAGCATATGTCAGTGCTTCTCATGGTCTGTTTGAATAGGATATGTAGATTAGGCGGTGAAAGGGAAAGTGCTGTTTGGCTTTGCTGGCCGTGTGGTGGGTGGACCACATGCATGGCTGCAGCCAAGGACTCCACCGAGCAAGGGAAGGGCCTTCTCCCACCGGCACCTGCCGTAGCCCCGGTGAGCGGGGCAGAGGCGCCAGCAGCGCGTGGGTGATGCAGGACCCCTCCTGCAGGCCTAGGAAATATTAAGCAGGGGTTTAAAGGCTTTCAAAGATGGAATAGGTTCTgctttcataatatttttcttttcagcctccACAGGAGTTGGCCCAGCTCGGCGTGCTACAAAGCGctcttgtgttttttccccttgctcaGAACATCTTTAATTAATTCTTGGCAGGACTATCTAACTCTCCGTGTAGATAGGAATACACTCCAGCAAAGCTGGGGCCTCCTGCAAGGCCACTCACTTGGGTCTCTCCGTGCCAGGACTCTGCGTGAGCGCAGCCTTTCGCTGCGTGATACTCCTGTGGCAGGCAAGCGGATGTGGTAGAGCAAAGGCACCGATGCCAGGACCCACAACCGCAGTGGGGAAATGCAGGTGTTTAGAATCgagagagagagattattttGTAGACCATAAAGGCAACCGAAAACTCCCAGCCAAGAGGGAGCAGACCAGATCAGCCACCGTACGACCAGATCATTGGAGCATGAATGTGAGCAGTGAGCTCTGCACTGGCATTTCAGTAGCTCCTTTCCAGAGCGGAGCCACCTGGAAACAGCTGCCAGGTTTGGCAACACGACCTGAACGGCCACGTCTTCTAGGAGCATGGAGATCCGCACATCGCCCCATGAGCCACAGAGCTCTTTCTGCTCCACCTTAGTCCCCGACCACCCCTGCTGCCATCAGGAGTTCTGTgctaaaagaaaagcaatcaAGATGTACACGTCGATTGAATATTCTCCAAGTCATGTCTCCCTTCCAGGCTTCTCGAAGTGCTGGATCCATTCGGCAACCCGCACAGATTGGAGCACCTGCTTGGCATTGGGAGAGGAATCTTTCCAGGAAATCAGCGTGATGTGACAGTGCACTTCAATGCACCTTATCGACCCCCTTTGAAGGCTGCAGGACCTGCACCACCACCATGGCTGAGCTCATTGGGGACCTACTTCTTTGCTTAATGTAAGCCAATTGATTTCAGTGGGCACTCAGTGCCTGTGTACACTTTAATATCTAGATTTTAAGGATCCCAAGTAGGAACATAAATTAGTGTCAAGTCTTGGTGGGTTTTGTGACTCAGCTGGAGAGGGAACTCAATATCCTCTCAGCAGTTTGCTCAAATAACATTTCTTAACGTTCATTTTTCTgaaggggtggaaaaaaagaaaatcaggagggCAGCAGAGGTAATAATCGCTGAATTTGCTTCtggattttctccctctgtcttcaaAATACAGAACTGTTGTTGCCAAAGTTCCTATTCCCTCTCTGATACTCTCCACCGTCTCACCCATGGATGGTACTGAAATATAATGCAAATGTGAGCCGTTGAAAAACCTCTATGTGAAGGCAACAAAATCAGATTGGTGCAGTAGTTCAGTGACGTTTatctccttttccccccacccttccttaAACAGTGCTGCTATTTTACAGCAAAAGAAATCCTTTTGGACTTTTGTAGCTGACTTGGAGCTACAGACACTCACTACTGCAAGACgaagaaaaggggagagagagaggtaatttataaagtgaaattaaattaacCACAAAATAAAACGTTTCCAAAGACATTTAATTTGACGTCAGTTCAGAGGAGCCTTTTGGATTTATGCCACCTAAAACTAAAATATCAGTACACACTTAAGGACTCTGGTTCTTTTAATACTGTGTTGCAGTCCAGAAACTGTAAGGAAATGTAATTGGATCTTATTATGCCTAAATTAATAACTAGACTCTGTTTTGCAACATATTCATCTAATAAGAGAAGAAATAATAGACTTTGCATAATTATTAATCTCTTGTAATAATCCCCAGCTGTACagattatttttcagaaacacgAGCAGTATCTTGCAGAAAAGATGACATTTATTGGCTTACTATTCTTCTGTATGCTGATGAACATCCAAACAGGTAAGATTACTGCTGAATTTATTCTCACTTATTTTTTCAAGCagccagaaatattttgttactaATACAGTATCTTGTATTTAGTATCAGATAGGGCTCACGTATTAATGACAACTGCTCTGGCTGTTAGTTAAGAGTATTTGGCTTGTAGCACTAAGTCACTGCAAATGGGGGATTCCTTATTCAGCTGCTCAAGAAACAAGAATCATTTGGTCCTGCGTGTGCATTAAAGAACTTGTCAGCTTCTGGCTACACAGCACACCTTTTATTAACAGAAAGTCCTTCTGTGCAGGAGCTGGTACTGATGAGTTTCCTCTTTATCTACAGATGCCCGATCAATCCAGGATGGAGATGGTaattcttaatgtttttttctttcctttgtatcACTAACAATCAGAAGAGTCATTTGTAACTCCCAGACCTGGACCCCAGCAGCGATTTTGGCCAGAACACTTACTAACCTCAGTGGGCTGTGGAAGTGCTTTCACCTAGTTCTGGTGGAGAAAAAAGAGTGgatttttaaaagtgtctttaaaatttattaaaggCTGACATATTAATGTCTAATAATAGAACTAATATACTTGCAGTCTTAAAACAAAAAGGGGTCAAGTCACCAGTTCTGTTGTACAAAATCGTAACTGGAAAGCACCAGACTTACAGCCATATTAGACATCTGAGAATTTTGTCCTGAACAGTGATACTACATGTGTGTCTTGTTATTGGCAAGAAATACTGACTTCCACAACAAAAAGCTTAAAATTTACAAATTGCCACAAATGCAATTAAAGAAATGTTGGAATAAATCCCTTAGCACAGCTACCCTGCGGTTCGTGTCACTGTGCGTGATTAGCCCGCTGGATTAGTGTTtgcctttgattaaaaaaaccttcAGCATCCTAATGATGTTTACACTGGCTTACTGATGATTATATTAGAGCTCTCTTTGGTGTTCTCAGATAGaattctttctgaaaacaaagttGCACAGAAGTATCTGCAATAACAAGGTACTGCTGTTGCTGGTGTACACCTCGGTTGGTAGAACCAGCAGGACGCCCAGCAACATCCTGAGTGCACAGAACAAATATGCAGGGAGAATATTATAACAAATACGGAAAGTAGAAGTTTATTTACAGAATAAGGGCTAGCATGATTACttttaattcaaaacattttttcctatgCTCCATTATATTTCCTTATGTCTCTAAAATCATTTGAATGCATCATCTTTTTTCATAAGTTTAAGGGCACTACTGTATATTTGTGCAGAGCAAATATTTCTGCGGCAACCTCTTAGACTGTCAAGACAGCGTGCGtcaatctaaaaataaaagcttgctCGGGCAGTATCCTGCTGCTCTCATTACCAACCATTATGGTTTTCTTTCACACTGGGCCAAGCAGCAGACTGCAGAGTGAATCCAAGGTCAGCTGGTATAAACAGAGAATTCTCCTCTGCAGACAGCATTTGCCTGCTTCATTTGATTTGTTATACGCCATCTGTGCCCGCGCGCTGCAAACTTTACTCTGTAAAACTAAGGTCTGACAATAGGATTGTTGAAGGCTCTTAATTCCCACTGAAGACCCTGGTCCCAAGCTGAGCCTGGTGAGTGGAATGGCTCCCATTTATTTAAATGGCCTTTAAATGAAATCATAATGCTGGGTTTAGCTTTGCTGCACAGAAAGACATTTGTAACTATGTGGTCTCAGCAAGTGTTTACATCTGACATATGCTTCTGTGCTTGCCCAGATTTGGGCCCAAAGGTGGTAGCCCCTGCATTTCcagaattgcttttgttttcctgctgaacTGGAAATCTTGTTTCAATGAGTATTTCAAGTTTTCCCAAATATTCCTAGAGCAGGCACAAACGCAGCTGTCTTCCAAGTGGCAATGCctttcctctccatttccttAGCCTGTTTCCTACGGCCCCCTGAGAAGAGGCATGACTCTGGGGTCCCAGGCAATGCTGGGGCAGCAGGGACTCAGTCGCTGGGAGCCCAGGGTGCGGCAGCCCCGGCTTCTGCTGTAGGGGGCCAGGCTGCCTTTGTGCCGGGGTGGTGGGGGACCAACTGCCCAGCTCTTTTCCctggcagagcaggcagctgcaggGGCACAGAGCAGATGATGGCGCCTTATTCCTTATATTTTCATCTTGGGCAGAGGAAATGGTGCGGAGGAGGAATGGGGAAACTCGGCTTTCAATTGCAATCACTCCTTGCTTTTAAATACCCATCTGCCTTCTAGAAATCAAAGCAGCCCAGGGAATTCTTGAACTGTCCCAAATACCAAtggtgtccctggtgtcccctctgctctggtgagagcccacccTGGAGTACAGCTttgaagtcctcagcacaagaaggacgtggacctcttggagtgggtccagaggagggccatgaagatgatcagaggctggagcacctctgctatgaggacaggctgagagagccggggttgttcagcctggagaagagaaggctctggggagaccttatcgtggccttccagtatctaaaggggacctacaagaaagctggggagggactttttacaaaggcatgtagtgatagaactaggggtaatggcttcaaactgaaagagaggagatttagattaggtatcaggaagaaattctatcctgtgaggatggtgaggcactggaacaggttgcccagagaagctgtggctgccccatccctggagatgttcaaggccaggctggacggggctttgagcagcctggtctagtgggaggtgtccctgcccagggcagggggcttggaacgaggtgatctttaaggtcccttccaaccctaacaattctacgattcCTGCTCTCCGTCTTGTCCCATTCCATCATTCCTGGTGCAGGGGGAGCAGAGGGCACTGGCTCCATCAGGGGAACAGCCATCTTCTGCCGTGTGCCAGGGCACATGGGCTCTCCTTCCAGAGGAGACCACAAGCCCCCCGAAAGGTGTCCCATAGGACCCCAAATAATGATAGCTCCCAGGCCCAAGCTTTCAACAAAAATTCTTCATATTCTAGTGATCtgcatttatttggttttttgtttttttgtttttttgtttttttttttttaattttagatctCTACCAGGAATCTGCAGCCTTGCCATACTGGCCCTTCTCATCCAATGATTTCTGGTCCTACGTGGAATATTTCCGGACCCTGGGAGCCTACAACCGGATCGAAGAAATGGCCAAGGCCTTCTTTGCCCAGTTCCCTTTTGGGAGTCACCTTGGCTATCACGTGCCCAACCATGAGCACTAATAGCTTTGCTGGTGCCAAGAGGTTTAATCAAACACACGGCTGCCACCGCACGCACCCAAACTGGCCCCTCACACACTTATAGCAGTCATGCGGGCCGCCTCATGCTTTAAGGTAGCCTTTGTGTGGAAAAATTAGTCGCTTTGGCAGGAAATCAATAAACTCCTTGATTCTGTTGCGACCTTTGGGGAGTTTTTTTTTACGCATTAACGCTCCTAGGAACCCGATCTCTGTGCATACAGCTGCCTTTGGGCGAGCTAGACGCCATTTTCCTCCTCTCAGGCCTggagcccggccccgccgttgccatggcgacggggGGGGCCCTCTCCCAGGACGACCAGTGAGAGGAGACTCCGCCAAGCGCGCagagcggccgccgccgcccgccctcaaACCGGAAGTAGTCCCCGcggaagggaagaggggagggcGCCGCCATGAAGCCGGCGGTGGACGAGATGTTTCCTGAGGGAGCCGGCCCTTACGTGGATCTCGATGAGGTGAGGGGGATGTTGGGGGACCTGTCTGCCGCGCTGGGGGTGGCCGGGGTGTTGGGTGGCGGCGGCGCTGTGCTGTGGTGTGCTGCCCGGCCGTGCCGCCCGGAGGCGCTGAGCGCCTGCTTTCCCAGGCAGGGGGAAGCACGGGGCTGCTGATGGACCTGGCCGCCAACGAGAAAGCGGTGCACGCCGACTTCTTTAACGGTAAGGGCCGCCGCgtttagggggtggggggagggc
The sequence above is a segment of the Larus michahellis chromosome 6, bLarMic1.1, whole genome shotgun sequence genome. Coding sequences within it:
- the COPS9 gene encoding COP9 signalosome complex subunit 9, with translation MKPAVDEMFPEGAGPYVDLDEAGGSTGLLMDLAANEKAVHADFFNDFEDLFDDDDIQ
- the OTOS gene encoding otospiralin codes for the protein MTFIGLLFFCMLMNIQTDARSIQDGDDLYQESAALPYWPFSSNDFWSYVEYFRTLGAYNRIEEMAKAFFAQFPFGSHLGYHVPNHEH